GCCAGTCAGGATGGCGCTCCAGCAGGGCGGGCAGGGCGGCGCAGATCAGGTCCACGCCCTTTTCCGGCATGGCGCGACCGGCGAAGGCGATCGCCGGCTCGCGCTGGTCCCTCGGGCCGCGCCACAGCTCCACGTCGATGGGGTTGGGCACAGCGAAGGCCTTGGCCTCCAGCCGGGGGAAGTCCTTCAGAAAATCCCGCCGCGCCGCCTCGCTGACGAAGATCAGCCCGTCCATCCGGTCATAGCGCCGCTCATAGCGCCAGCGGTCGATGATATGGCGCGGCGGTTTCACTGCGTTGTGGCGATACAGGGTGATGGCCGCGTTCGGGAAATGCCGGGTCAGGGCGACGGCCTGCTGCGTCTGCTGATGGAACTCAATGACGTCAGGGCGATAGTCGGCCAGCGCCCGACGCAGGGCTTTCAGACGGTTCGCGGCGGGCAAGGTCTGCGTCGGCACGTCGCCGTGATCCTGGGCGCCTTCGCAGCAGAAGATGCGAACCTCGCCGCTGTCCGCCCGCGCCAGGGTGCGCGCAACCGTCTCCATCGAGTTCGGCTGGTGCAGGTCGAAGCGCGCGCCGACAGGCATGACGACGGCGGTTCTCATGCCCGTGCGTGTCAGGTCAGTCGGGGGTTCTGGCGGCGGCGCGGGCTTCCAGCGCGCGCAGGCTGGCTTCTTCGGCCTTCAGGTCTTCAGTCAGCTGGGCCTTGAGCGCCGGATCGGCGATGGCGGCCAGGGCGGCGCGCGTCTCCTGCACCGCCTGGCGTCGTGCGGCGATCAGGCGCGACAGCTCGTCCGGCTCATGCAGGGCCGGACCCGAAGCGGTCGCACGACGGATCGCCTGCGCCTCTTCTTCCTCGGTGGTTTTCAGCGCGGCGGCCTGCCGGGCGGCGGCCGCGTCGCGCAGGGCGTGCTGGACCGGATCGCCGCCCTCGAACTCGCAGGCCGACAGCAGGGCGGCGCCCGCGACGACGAGGATGAGGGCGCCAATCCGGGATTTTGCTCTCATCAGCCTTCGATCCAGTTCGGCATCCAGCCTTCGTGGAACTCGCGCACATGGGCGACGGGGATCCGGAACAGCTCGCCCTTCGGACCCGAGGAGGCGAAGTCCGTCCCCTTGACCTGGCCTACGACCGAGGCGTGCAGCCCGGCGGCCTGCGCCTTGGCGATCAGGGCGTCCGCGTCCGAGACGGCGACCAGATAGCGGGCCTGATCCTCGCCGAACAGGAAGGCGTGGGCGTGGGCGGCGCTGGAGGCGTTCAGCTCGATCCCGACGTCCGAGGCCAGGGCGATGTCCGCCGCCGCCCCGACCAGGCCGCCGTCCGACAGGTCGTGAACGACCGTCAGTTCGCCCGCCTCGATCAGGCCGCGCACGAAGTCGCCGGTCTTGCGTTCCAACTTAAGGTCGACCGGCGGCGGGGCGCCGTCCTCGCGGCCCAGAACTTCGCGCAGGTAAATGGAGGCGCCCAGTTCGCCGTTGGTCTGGCCGATCAGGACCAGCACGTCGCCCTCGGCCGCGCCGGCGAAGCCGGTGGTTACATCGTAGTTGGTCAGCAGGCCCACGGCGCCGACGGTCGGCGTCGGCGGAATGGCGACGCCGTTGGTCTCGTTATACAAGCTGACGTTGCCCGACACGACCGGGAAGTCCAGCTCGCGGCAGGCCTCGGCCATGCCGTCGGTGGCGCGCACGATCTGGCCCATGATCTCGGGCCGCTGCGGGTTGCCGAAGTTCAGGTTGTCGGTAATGGCGATGGGGCGGCTGCCCACGGCCGTCAGGTTGCGCCAGGCCTCGGCCACGGCCTGTTTGCCGCCTTCATAGGGGTCGGCCTGGACATAGCGTGGGGTGCAGTCGCTGGTCACGGCCAGACCCTTTTCCGTGCCGTGGACGCGGATCACGCCCGCGTCGGCGCCGGTCGAGCTGTCCTGCAGCGTGTCGGCCATGACGTGGCGGTCGTACTGCTCCCAGATCCAGCGCTTGGACGCCATGTCGGGGCAGGCGATGACCTTCAGCACCGCGTCGTTCCAGCTGTCCGGCGCGGGCACTTCGCCCGGATCGAGGCGCGGTTGCAGCTCGGGCTGGACCCACGGACGGTCATACAGGGGCGCGTCGTCGAACAGCGGGGCCAGCGGCACGTCGCAGACGATCTCGCCGTGATGCTTCAGCACCAGATGGCCGGTGTCGGTGGTCTTGCCGATGACGGCGAAGTCCAGGCCCCACTTCTGGAAGATGCGGTAGCCGACGTCCTCGAAGCCCGGCTTCAGGACCGCCAGCATGCGCTCCTGGCTTTCCGACAGCATCATCTCATAGGCGGTCATGCCGGTTTCGCGCTGGGGCACCTTGTCGAGGTCCAGCTCGACGCCGACGCCGCCCTTGCCCGCCATCTCGACGGACGAAGAGGTCAGACCCGCCGCGCCCATGTCCTGAATGGCGGCCACGGCGCCCGAGGCCATCAGCTCCAGCGTAGCTTCGATCAGCAGCTTCTCGGCGAAGGGGTCGCCGACCTGCACCGTCGGGCGTTTAGCGTCCGACTCGTCGTCGAACTCGGCCGAGGACATGGTGGCGCCGTGGATGCCGTCGCGGCCGGTCTTGGAGCCGAAATAGACCACGTCGTGGCCCGCTTCCGGCGCGGCCGAATAATAGATCTCGTCAGCGCGGGCCAGGCCGACGCACATGGCGTTGACCAGGATGTTGCCGTTGTAGCCCTTGTGGAAGTTCGTCTCGCCCGCGACCGTCGGCACGCCGACGCAGTTGCCATAGCCGCCGATGCCTGAGACCACGCCCTTGACCAGGCGTTTGGTTTTCTCATGGCCCGGTTCGCCGAAGCGAAGGGCGTTCAGCAGCGCCACCGGGCGCGCGCCCATGGTGAAGACGTCGCGCATGATGCCGCCCACGCCCGTCGCCGCGCCCTGATAGGGCTCGATGTAGGAGGGGTGGTTGTGGCTCTCCATCTTAAAGATGCAGGCGTCGCCGTCGTCGATGTCGATCACGCCGGCGTTCTCGCCGGGGCCGCAGATGACGCGCGGTCCGGTGACCGGGAACTTCATCAGCTGGTTTTTGGACGACTTATAGGAGCAGTGCTCGGACCACATGACCGAGAAGACGCCCAGCTCGACCTGGTTGGGCTCGCGGCCCAGCCGGTCCAGCAGGACCTGATATTCATTGGGGGCGAGGCCGTACTCTTCGGCCAATTGGGCGATGGTTTTTTGGGGCGCGCTCATGGGCGGGCCTTCTAGCCCTCTCCGAGGCGTCTGTCAGCCCGTCACCGGCGTTCGACGCCGCGTCTCAGACCAAAGGTGACAATGACCCCCGCCACCACCAGCACGAAGGCCGCCGCCAGGGCGGTGAAGGCCAGCACCGGCTTGATCTCCTGCTCGGCCACAAAGGCCCCGACCAGACCCCAGGCGATGGGCAGGGGATAGGCCATCGTCCGCAGCGCCCAGGTCACGCCGATCCCGACCAGGGTGGTGACGACCACGGCCGCCACGGCCCACCCGGTCGGCGACAGAGCGGCGGGCAGGGCGTCGAACGCCGTGGCCACGGTGATCAGGTTCAGCGGCGCCGCGACCGTCAGCCACCCGGCCAGCGCCGCCAGCGGCCAGATCACGAACCAGCGGTCCCGCTCCATCGCCCCGGTCGCCCGAATGGCGCGCGCGCTGGCCAGCATCGGCAGCAGCAGGGCCAGCAGCGCGGCGAAGATGACCAGAACGCTGGCGGCCTTCAGGTTCATCGCCGCCATGACGATCCAGAAGCCGATGCCGAAGAAGGCCACGGCCGACGGCCAGCCCATGCGGTTGATCAGGACGCTCTCGCCTGTCTGCGGCAGGGCCTGACGACCGGCGTAGATCAGGATTCCCAGATAAATCAGGCTCCAGATCGAAAAGGCGTATCCGGCCACCCGCAGCGTCTGGTTGCCGTCGGCGGCGAACTCGGCCTGGCTCAGGCCGAAACCGCCCAAGGCCTGCACAACGGGCACGATGACGGCGAAGACGGCGGCGGCCAGGACAGCGAGGCGGCGGGTCCGCTGGGCGGGGGTGGGGCGTTCGATGGCGATCATGCGTCTCTCCGGCTCAGCTTCGCCTTAACTACGCGCCGGGGCCCAGAAGGTTCATCGGGCCACGATGGAACCGCCGCCCGCCTTCCCGCCTTGCTTTCAGGTCATTGAGAAGGAGGTCGTCATGCCTGACCCAAACAAGCCGGAACCCATCGAGCAGACGCTTGAAGAGGAGGTCGAGACCAACCGCGCCCTCGAACAGGGCCTGGGCGTCGGCACCCGCGAACTGGCCGCCATCCACGAGTCCGGGGCCGAGGGCACCCTGGAGCGCGCGACCGATGAGGACGGCGAACCGGTCGAGGAAGAGGTCGAGGTCGGCGACGCTGGCCG
Above is a window of Brevundimonas naejangsanensis DNA encoding:
- a CDS encoding glycosyltransferase family 4 protein, with product MRTAVVMPVGARFDLHQPNSMETVARTLARADSGEVRIFCCEGAQDHGDVPTQTLPAANRLKALRRALADYRPDVIEFHQQTQQAVALTRHFPNAAITLYRHNAVKPPRHIIDRWRYERRYDRMDGLIFVSEAARRDFLKDFPRLEAKAFAVPNPIDVELWRGPRDQREPAIAFAGRAMPEKGVDLICAALPALLERHPDWRAVLMLNDWDKHAAWAAPHIASLERFGERVRVLKSAPLAQVRAEMQRAAIALTPSVWAEPLGLTALEAHAAGAALVSSGRGGLREASGPHAVYVDDLTPRGLSQAIESLIVAPERRLALARAAEAYVSETHAPEHRARQLATLRQQLVQAKRA
- the purL gene encoding phosphoribosylformylglycinamidine synthase subunit PurL, yielding MSAPQKTIAQLAEEYGLAPNEYQVLLDRLGREPNQVELGVFSVMWSEHCSYKSSKNQLMKFPVTGPRVICGPGENAGVIDIDDGDACIFKMESHNHPSYIEPYQGAATGVGGIMRDVFTMGARPVALLNALRFGEPGHEKTKRLVKGVVSGIGGYGNCVGVPTVAGETNFHKGYNGNILVNAMCVGLARADEIYYSAAPEAGHDVVYFGSKTGRDGIHGATMSSAEFDDESDAKRPTVQVGDPFAEKLLIEATLELMASGAVAAIQDMGAAGLTSSSVEMAGKGGVGVELDLDKVPQRETGMTAYEMMLSESQERMLAVLKPGFEDVGYRIFQKWGLDFAVIGKTTDTGHLVLKHHGEIVCDVPLAPLFDDAPLYDRPWVQPELQPRLDPGEVPAPDSWNDAVLKVIACPDMASKRWIWEQYDRHVMADTLQDSSTGADAGVIRVHGTEKGLAVTSDCTPRYVQADPYEGGKQAVAEAWRNLTAVGSRPIAITDNLNFGNPQRPEIMGQIVRATDGMAEACRELDFPVVSGNVSLYNETNGVAIPPTPTVGAVGLLTNYDVTTGFAGAAEGDVLVLIGQTNGELGASIYLREVLGREDGAPPPVDLKLERKTGDFVRGLIEAGELTVVHDLSDGGLVGAAADIALASDVGIELNASSAAHAHAFLFGEDQARYLVAVSDADALIAKAQAAGLHASVVGQVKGTDFASSGPKGELFRIPVAHVREFHEGWMPNWIEG